tatatttttaaatcattttaattgttaaattaaatagaatctTATATGGATTTCATATCAGGTTTAAAATACTCGTACACACTTTGGGTTAATGGAAAAAGTTTCACTAGTTTTATTCAGGAGCAGTCGAAAATTCTTGAGACGTGGATTGTTAGAAttggggaaaaaaaatataaagttatattgGATAAAAATTCATTGTCGGTTTGGATGAATGGAGAAGAAGTACAAGTTgaggtatttatttatttatttatgatactgaaagtgTAGCCGACAACTTAAACAGGGTGGCTACAAACCGGAAATATCGGGAATTATCAGGgaaatattatggaaatgtcagggaatttcgaaaagtatccgggaattaaattgtaacagtacaaaattaaaaaaaatttcaattatacactagttataaaaattaagggatattaaaaaaatttcaaattttaaagtgattttcaacagattgtaactcaaaagaaaatgttcatacgacaaaaacaaaaaaacaaattgtagcttcaagtgtctagtctTTTAATCtggtctttatattttttattatgtgcggttgcggagtaatcctaagaagactatcgaaaaataaatttaccaaattttcgctcgtcttaaaaacggtcttcgagcttcaataaatttttttcgataattatgattgatttttgattgctccggaaccgtgcatagtaaaaaaattttaagatccagatcagaaaactagacatttgaagctacagtttgactttttgtttttattgtacgaccatttttcttcgagttacaaattgttgaaaattattaaaaaatttgaaattttttaatatcccttaatttttgttgccattgtattttgaatttatttaaattataaaatttcttattaaatattttaacttatacatttttaacatcgaataatcaaaagtaggcaacattaatttattttattgccattttttctggtttctcgcatgatttaattatcaaatttaattatcaaaaatgaaaatataataaaaactttgaatatctaaatgatacgaataaaatttctaaatcagggaaaaatgtgaaaaacttaactggaaaaccgggaaatatcagggaatttcgaaatcatttctttgtggccacctgttaaaatttcactgtttttaattacaaaattaattgtcataaaaattttttaaaaatatacacaataaaatttttttaaattcttcacatgcatttttaaaaaatttttgcctgtcaaaatttactttgtttattttcaaaattatcatatttatgtagcggtaataaaaaaaatttacttactttCAATGAACAGAGTAAATATTGAcaggcaaaaatttttaaaaaagcacgagaagaaattaaaaaaattttatgtaaatttttgtaattaaaaacaaatgatactgaaagtagcagacatcaggcaattttaaaatttttataaaaaaattacttgtaagtaaaatacaattttcagaacatgcataaaaatattttgataaggAATTTTTGACAGTTCTTTCCATGagtattttatctatttatttatttaaaataaaaaaattttttaatgtctgtTACATTGcgtatcataaaaaaactaaaattgtcagatgtcgGCTGTCAGaatgacatttatttattatttttaaaaattacattttattgcAGAATCAATTTGTTGATGACGGAGcagaaatgatttttaaaattgatggAACTCAAGCTGTTATAAGATCATACAGTTCACAACAAAAGGGTTTTGGTATTAAATACATTCTCTTTGCAGACGGAATCCAAGTTACAGAAAAAGGATTATTATCtgactaattaataatttaattaaaagtatacaaatatatatatagatatatttgtCCTTTTATATTCACACATTCACTTGTgccttgtaattatttttggtgGGATTTGGTATTTAATACACAATAAATTAGacagaaataaaatagaatatcTCCAAATTACCCGACTGTCAaatgtcaaattaaaaattccttaattattagtaattaaaagtatttattaccAATCGGGGGGttagtattattaattataaaaaaaatgtcatcagCGAAACGAGCTAGTGGATTAAGTTTTACATCACGTACGACCTTTGGCATTGAAGAAGAACCTCGTTACgatggtaattaattattaacatttattgatttaatgatttaataatttgcttttttattttaagaaatgaCTGATGAAGAATTAAAATCATGTCTAGAGTTGTCGATACGTActaatagaattttaaatttagaaaatgatGTCTTTGAACGTTACTTAGCTCGTCACGATCCTCAATCAGTACAGAGTaagttaatataaattatatttttcatgacttagttgtcaaaaatttttttttaacatatccATTAATCtccataacaaaaatatacttacactgtaaaaaatgtgCGGATTAAATCTGGAGTAAATGCAGAGCGGGTG
The Microplitis mediator isolate UGA2020A chromosome 6, iyMicMedi2.1, whole genome shotgun sequence genome window above contains:
- the LOC130670326 gene encoding fas apoptotic inhibitory molecule 1 isoform X2; amino-acid sequence: MPSEPTARWIVPLHDGNRVVEFEHGTASGKRVVRVNGKTIIHRDWMFRLVGDEEFVYGGTKFIIRVDPIPGLKYSYTLWVNGKSFTSFIQEQSKILETWIVRIGEKKYKVILDKNSLSVWMNGEEVQVENQFVDDGAEMIFKIDGTQAVIRSYSSQQKGFGIKYILFADGIQVTEKGLLSD
- the LOC130670326 gene encoding fas apoptotic inhibitory molecule 1 isoform X1 → MPSEPTARWIVPLHDGNRVVEFEHGTASGKRVVRVNGKTIIHRDWMFRLVGDEEFVYGGTKFIIRVDPIPESYMDFISGLKYSYTLWVNGKSFTSFIQEQSKILETWIVRIGEKKYKVILDKNSLSVWMNGEEVQVENQFVDDGAEMIFKIDGTQAVIRSYSSQQKGFGIKYILFADGIQVTEKGLLSD